GTGTGTTAGTATGTGTTGCTATTTTTCCTCTGTCCCtttgaatataaaaatatgggAGTTATTATGGAACCAAAAGCAATTTTTACTGAGATCTTTGAATGTCATTTAACTCAAGTTTGAAGGTTTCTAATTGTATTGATTGTACCGTTAATGGTCAAGTTTTAGCTGACACTGATTGGTTAGAGAGTAAATGGAGACTTATAGTCAGTGTGTGAATTTGTGCTCTGTGTGAGAATGCAAGTCCGTGTATTGTGTAAAAAAATTcgatttttattttgtgttgATGTTGGATTATGTTGGTATCAAATGTCCAAACAATTGCTTACCAATTTTTCCATATAAAAGGTCTACCTTAGACCTCTATGATTTATGTAAAGCTTTATACAATTCAGTCTCAGAACTGAGGCTatgttttgttttgaaaattgtAGGTAAATATTCTGGGAATTAAGGATGCCAATTGCCTAGCATCACAGAAGCCATTGACAGGATAATATGAAGTATTTGGTGATGGGCAAGGAAACTAGCATGTGTTGTACTTGTGTTTTCAAAGTATTCTTTCATGCATGATAGTAATTAGATTACGGTAAGCTTTATATCCGTGAATGAGAAATGAAGAGACGTTGTTCCATATCGGAGGAAAGAGAAGAATTAGTTTGGAATAAATAGAAAATAACTTCTACCCTAACTTAACGAGTTGGGAAGAAGGCAAACATTTTGTCATCGCTCAACTTGGATTTGTATTTGGATTTGGATTATCTGATTGAAAAGTGTTTCTTTTACAAGACTTGTCTCTTCAAATGTTTTTAAACTATGTTTCCGCTCATGTCTAGATGTATGCTCATGTCTAATGACATGTTATGGGTATGCTCGGGCCAGCAATGGCTCAAATGTTTTTAAACTATCTTTCCGCTCATGTCTAGATGTATGCTCATGTCTAATGCCATGTTATGGGTATGCTCGGGCCAGCAATGGCATTGAGTGTCGGTCCCTCGGTCGCTCCCAGGGTCTAGGCTCGGGGTGTGACACTTCTTAAAAATGAATTGAAGGAATGTAGGGGAGGAATAGATTATTCTAATCATGATTAAGGACAAAATCAATTAGATCTAAGTCATTAATGTTAAATTATGATATGTGCAATCAATTCAAGCAATAACTTGGcgaaaatggaaagaaaaagaaatggtAAGAAGCCGAATCAGAGTTTATAGTGTATAGATGAGAAATTTCAATGTTCTTGGAGGATCCGCTTAGTAAACCCTAAACCCATTTCTCATCAGCActtcttttttccatttattcGGAAGAATTCTGTTTCTTCTCCACAGATCCAGACCGGCCATTACTGAATCAAGTGCAGGTAAAATGAGAAATGGGGAAGAGATTACAAGATGGAAAATTGAACTCTCACCATCAACATGGTGAAAGTTCAAGTAGTCAATTAATTGAGTTACCAAAATTTCCCGACTCTGGttatttccttttcttgaatttttttcatcGTGTCTGTATAAATTGTATTATTACTTATCACTCTACTGCAGTTTTGATATAGGCCACTAATTTTTTCTTCGAGACCAGTAAGTCATCTAGTGACTGCGATGAAAATCGCTTCAAAGAAACCTCATTTTTTCAAACCGATTCGGCCAGGTTTCAAGCATGGTCTTGTGAGTGAtcctttccattttttttttcatctctACTTTGTTTACTATATGTTGCATGTATGATGTTGTGGAGGTGGAAAAATTTATCCTAGAAAAAGCAAAAAACACAAATTTGAAAGCAATAGTTCTTTTAATTGGGACAAGGTTACGTTGTACTGCAGAAAATTCCTATAGGTTTCTTGAAGTATCTGAAGGGAAAGAACCATATTAAACATGCAATACTGAAAATGACGGGTAAAAAGTGGCTGGTGAAGGTGAACGGCAGGCGATTAGAAGAGGGTTGGGAAAAGTTTGCAGAGGAGCATGATTTGCATTTGGGAGATCTGTTGATTTTCAAACATGAAGGAGATATGGAATTTGAAGTTTCCATCTTTGATTCGAGTCATTGTGATAGAGAATACGCAGAGTATCTGCAGGAAGAAGGAGGCAATAATGTTGAAGAGACTTTCAAGAATGTGGAATTCAAAGGTAACATCTTTAGAGTCCCTTAATCTTAACATAAGTTTCAACTAGTTTAGATTAAAATCTAACAAATAGATGTCCGGATTGGATGTTTAGACGCTATTCATGTGTTGGTGGTAGTCATTTTTGTCATATTTAATTTTCTACAATCAAACCTTGTGCAGAAGCTGCTACTCACAGCTCTTGGGGTCAATCTTAGTTTGAGTGCATTGTCAGACCATATTACATTTCAAATGGTTACTTGGTAAGTCTCAACACTTCAAGTAATTTCAGGCTAAAGGAAATATTAGCACCATTTTATTTTTCCCCtcgaaggggagccttggagtaactggtaaagttgctgccatgtgaccaggaggtcacgggttcaagccttggaaacagcctctggcagaaatgcaaggtaaggctgcgtacaatagacccttgtggtcaggcccttccccggaccctgcgcatagcgggagccttagtgcaccgggctgccctttattttatttttccccTCCTCTGTTCGTTAGAGTTATTTACAGCAAAAGTATGAAGTGTATCATATGTGCAAATTGTTATAAACCATTTCAGCGCCTTCCTAAACAATTTGCAATGGCAAACGGTCTTACCAACAAGAAATGTGGTCTGATTATCAGAGACGAAAGACAAAGATCATGGAATTTAAGGCTTGTTGCCTATGATTCATGTGTCCGTGTATTTGGTGCTTGAAGTGACTTCTGCATTGTGAATAACTTAAAGGAGGGAGATTATATGATGTTTGAGGTTGTTGCTAATGGAGAAAAACCTATATGGAAATTTCACTGTAAGTTTTCTCATTTAATCAACCTCAGTCGTTTTGTCAACGATCCTTTTACTTTGATATATACACCATGACACTATATGGCATCTTTGACAAAATTATATAGTGTTGGTTCTCCAAACTGTAAAACATGTTCTTCACAAACAACTACACTGTTAAATATTTACGCAACCAAACAGTTGGAATTCAATATTGTACTTTCTTTTTAGTTGCTTTTACTTGTTATAACAAAATGCTTCATCTTTCATAGGCAATAATCCAAAATAAAGGGGACCTTGGCTCATGTTTATGTATTGAGACCTCTAAATTAAAGGCTCTGTTGCAGCTTCCATCAGGATGAATTTTCAGATTTTGTTATTTAAGAACTTCACAGAAAATTGATGTGGTGTAAACAATATTTGACCAATAATATCGATAAAAGTTCTTTTTCTTGAAAAGAGTGAAATAGAGATGCATAAAATAGCTCTGTAGAAGACCTTTGCTGTGACTGTGTGTTTTGGTTAGTTAAGATGGTCATCGGTAAggcacccaagggtgtggcctagtggtcaatgaagtggtttAGAGCCATGAGGTCTCAGGTTCGAATCCTAGCGAAGACAAAAAAACTAGGTGATTCGTCCCATATGTCCTAGCCTTGGTGGACAGTGTTACCTAGTACATGTTGTTGGTGGGAAGTGGTAGGTATCCCGTGGAATTTGTCGAGGTGTGCGAAAGCTTGCTCGGACACTAcagtcatcaaaaaaaaaagattgtcTTCGGTAAGTTCTTTCTAGATCGTCAGTTTCTGTAACTGTTTAAACTTGTTTCTtaaagaacatgaaatacaatatttttaatgaGGAACTAAAGCTTGTTATGGATTCTGTTTTGATGGTCTTTCGGCACCCTAAGAGGAACATTGTTGAAGTTGGACTTAACGTTTTGTTGGCACTGCTAAAGAAATTTTAGCATGTATGTTGTCTATTCAAGTCTCATTTGCTGACTAAATTTATCTGGTATGCTTCAGCAGAGACTCTTGAATACTTTAGAAGTATTGAATAAAAATCAACTTGATATAATCATTGGTATATGTACGTTTATGTGCAAACCAAGTAAAGAAAGAGCTAGCCATACTAATGTCCGTTTAGATTTCTTCATTAATGTTACAACTATCATGTACATGAtgatcttttcttcttcttttcttggtTACGTTGTAGTAATAACACATTTTAGGCATAAGAAGTCGGATGTGACTACTCCGATATCGCAAACACCAGCTTCAACATCTGCTGATGCCAACCCAAATTTCATATCCACTATCAAACCTTACACCTTCACAAAAGCTATTTTGGTAAGAGTGGTCTGAACAAATTTAGTAGTTCTTTTTTATGATAACGCTGTATTGATCTATATATTGGGATATGTTTGAGCAGTATCTTCCCATGGATTTTGTAAAATCAAATGGGTTGATGATTAAAAGTGAGATGATTCTTGTCGATGAAAAGCAGAGATCATGGTCAGTGTGTCTAGGACAAATGGAACGCCACTTTGGAATTAAAAGGGGATGGCCACAGTTCAGAAAAGCAAATAATGTTCAAGAAGGAGATACTTACAAGTTTGAACTCACCAACAATGGCACAATACCTATAGTTCATGTGAGTATTTCTTTATCTCCCTTTAGTTTCATGACTATCCTGTGTGTTAGTATATGttgttatttttcctttttgtctcTTTTGTTATTAGTATATGGGAGTTATTGTGGAACCAAAAACAATTTGTACTGAGATTTTGAATGTTATTTAACACAAAATCTTGAAGGTTTCAAATTGTGTCGATTGCACAAAATCTTGAAGGTGATCTATTTTTAGCTGACTGGTTAGAGAGTACATGGGGACTGTGGAAGTAAGTTTATACTTCCTTCGTTTCAATTTGTGTTTCtagttttgacttgacacagagtttaagaaagtaaacaaaacttttgaatcttgtgatcttaaattaaagacATGTAGAATGTACTATAATATCCTTTAATCTTGAAGTCCTAAACATGTCAcgtggaaagttgaaattaaagagttgtcaaaaaaaggaaagagtcATTCTTTTGAAACgaaataaaaaggaaagtaggggcaaacaaattgaaacggagaaTTGTGCTCTGTGTGAGACTGCAAGTCCGTGTATTATGTAGAAGAAAATCGATTTTTATTTTGTGTCATATTGTTAGTTctgatatttgattgtgtatcaAATGTCCAAACAATTGCTTATCAAATTTTCCATATAAAAGGTCTACCTTAGACCTCTAAGGTGTTATGTAAAGCTTTATACAATTCAGTCTTAGAACTGAGGCTatgttttgttttgaaaatgTAGGCAAATATTCTGGGAATTAAAGGATGCCAAGCACCATCACAGAAGCCATGATGGGATAATATGTAGTAGTTTGGTGATGGGGAAGGAAACTAGCACTGATAGTAATTAGATTATGGTACCGTGAATGAGAAATGAAGGGATGTTGTTCCATATCGGAGGAAAGAGAAGAATTAGTTTGGAATAAATAGAAAAGAACGTCTACCTTAacttaaaagagttgaaagaaggCAAGCATTTGTCATCGCTCAgcttggatttggatttggatttcgATTatctgattgattgataattttttggaATCGTTACACCTTTGCTTCAGAATTTGATATGAACTTTTTTGAAATGTATATCTCCTCTCTCTCTAAGCATTGTTTTCGAAAGAAATAGAGGCGTGTGATTTGTTTCGTTCTTGGCTCTTGAAGTATGTTGGAATTTGAAGTATTGCTATTCCAATATTGGTAAAATTTTGTTTAGTTTTGGGAGGAAATGATCAAATTCTACAAAGGACAAAGTAAATTTTGTTTATGTTTTTATGTTGTTGAGAGATCATTCAGATTGAATATAAACTCTGattgaattgaatattttaagTTCGTTTTGGGTATGTCGGATTTTCAAGTTTgacttttgtattttttaagttataacaATTAACATCCTTAATTCATCTAATAGTTTGTTTCTTATAACGTATACCTGTCTACAGTTAACACAGATTGAGGTCACCCAATTACTCATGTTGTCTAATTAATAGATTAGACCTTGAAAAAAATTTGAACTTTtccttaaattttttatttgtataaaattaaccttatttaaattttatttcatgtGTTAAGTCAAGTGCATTCAAACAATGCAAAAATTATAACCAAACACAATTTCATCTTTAATTCCAACTCaaaaattttgaataaaatgaaaaaatatttgtaacaATATATAGTAGCTCGTATATGAAAGGTGTAATCTAAAGTCTAATCTACGACATTATATGACTATTAATAGATATTAGTCTtagagtaactggtaaagttatTGCTATGTGCCCAgaaggtcacgggttcaagccttagaaacagcctctagcagaaatgcaagataaggctgcgtacaatagacccttgtagtCGAACCCTTCCTCGAATCTGTATATAGCAAAAGTTTAAGTGCGGACTGCCCTTTTAATAGATGTTagacttttaaaataaatttaatggtATGTTTGAGGAAGATGACAAACAAATGGGGCCCATACAACTTTCTCTGTGTTCAAATTTCTCTTTTGAAAGCTGCAAAATGGTCCACACTGCCTTGAAAAGGTGTCAACATTTCCATTAAAAAGTTCAGAGTTCATTAAATTGTTAGAAATTTAGTGATTTTTCTTACATGTCAATTGCAAAACAGAAAGGGGCATTTTGTTGATTGCCATGAAAATCCCTCCAAAGAAACCTCAATTTATCAAACCCATTCAGAAAGGTTTCAAGCATGGTCTTGTAAGTATatctttttaagtttttttttcctcaTCTTTCCTTTATTTACTATATGTTGCATATATGATGTTGTGGAGGTGGAAAAATTTACCccaaaaaagataaaagaaacaTTAAAATTTGAAAGCTGTAgttttttaaaacattttataATTGTTTAATTGGGTAGAAAACTAGTACAATTTCAGGTCCTAAAAAAAAGCAGAATAGTACTAGTCtgcttcaatttgtttgtcatgTTTTTTATTTGAcacgaaatttaaaaaaataaaagaaattttttgtATATTGTGGTTTTAAATTGAATATGAGGcggtttggattggcttataagctgttttcagttgttgttttttttgagtgtttggctagccaacttaaaatcattttgtgcttaaaataagcctcaataaatagttgagtttatttgaatgaacttattttaagcagtttataagttgaaaacagtttATAGCTTGCACTACTTTTTTTACTTATAaaaagttttcaacttataagctactaaaacaataagtcaatccaaatatgCTATATATATGAAATGTACAATATTGCACTTTAATCTTGGTTCTTAAACATGTCAGGTAGAAAGTTGAAACTAAAGAGTCGTTAAAAAAAAATCGATTCTTTTTTAAACTAGAACTAAAGAGTTGttaaaaaaagtcatttttttaaaatagagtAAAAAGGAAAGCAGACAATCGAATTAAAATGGAGGTAGTAGTATTATTTGGGGCAAGTTTGTGTTATACTGAAACAATCTCTTTACCTCCAAGTTAGAGGTAAGGTCGGCTTAGTgtctgtttggattggctttatttAGGTATTATTAAGTCAAAATAGCTTTTAAGCCGTTTTTAAATGTTTGGATAGAGTTAAAAAATGCTTATAAACCCttatttttaaaccaaaataacaaaaacaagccaaaagtcataagttacaaattctaacttatgatttttggcttataagtcaTAAGCTACACTCCCCAGATTTCATAaattacactaggtatgttgtcgATGTTAAGTTTGTGTTGTACTATAGAAAATCCCTACAGgtttcttgaagtatttgaaGGAACAGGACCATATTGAACATGCAATACTAAGAAAGGCAGGTAAAGAGTGGCTGGTGAAGGTGAATGGATGGCGATTAGAAGAGGGTTGGAAAAAGTTTGCTAAGGAGAATGATTTGCAATTGGGATATTTGTTGATTTTCAAACATGAAGGAGACATGGAGTTTGAGGTTTCCATCTTCGATTCGAGTCATTGCGACAGAGAATATGCAGAGTATCTTCAACAAGAAGCAGGATGCAATAGTTTTGAAGAGACTTCCaagaaatttgaaatcaaaatcAAAGGTAACATCTTTAGGATTCCTTAATCTTAACTAGTGGTGGCCAGTGGCCTAGCCAGGATTTTCAATCATAAGGGGTTCAAAATATGCAAAGTAAACACGTGAAGAAGCTAAAAGGCGTTCAAAATATgctatatatacatcaaaaataaGTTTAACCTCATCATGTATAAACAATTTAATTTTCTGCCTTTGGTAGTGGCAATTTCCACCTATATTTGCTTTAAAATAGAGTACTATTAATGTTGGGTTTGAAAGAATCAGGGCTTCATGCGGAAGCTTATAATTGCAAACCAGGTTGCCTATAAATCGGATGACAAATGAAACTATACTAAAAggtataatattattatatgatttgGCTAATTGGCCtacatttttaaaaactaataaaaaacataaaaactGCAGAGAGAAAATCTCCCCCCTCAAAACTCTAAACGATGCTATTGAGTTTTTTGTATGAGAAGAAGGGTCTTAAATTTATAGAGTTTCATACTTTTCCTCTAAGGAAAGAATTAACAAATATGGAAGATAACTACATTTTCCTTTTAGGTAAACTAAAAGCGATTATGTTAATGCTTTGACTTTCCTTCCAGAGAAAAGTAAAACTCAAATATGGTAAGAAAATCAAAGAAGAAACCCTAacaattaactcataaaaatatgagTCAACCTGCTTTTTACACCAATCCATCACCTAACCCGTTTTTAACCCATATGAAATATGGGAGGGTTGGGTTGTGATCCATTTTTAACCCGCCCATTTGCCACCGCTAATCTTAACATAAGTTTCAACTTGTTTAATTAGTTGAAAAACTAACTAATAATAATGTGGTGGATGTTTAGGTTCTACTCATGTTTTGATTGTAATAATTTTTGCCATATTTCATTTTCTTGGCATGGATTTCTCTATAACTAACAATTTAATTGGAAAATCGAATGTCCGCATCATGTCGTCAGGCGAGGCATTTCCCTATGCAGAAGCTGGTACTTGCAACCCTTGCAGTCAATCTCATTTTGAGTGCATTGTCAGACATTATTGCATTTCAAAAGGTTACTTGGTAAGTCTCAAAGCTCATTTCAAATGATTGAAGGAAACGTTTGccccattttatttttttccctccTCTGTTTATTGGAGTTATTTACAGCAAAAGTATGAAGTGTATCTTATTCATATGTGCAAATTGTTATAAACCATTTCAGCGCCTTCCTAAGCAATTTGCAAAGGAAAACGGTCTTGTCGACAAGAAGTGTGATGTGATTATCAGAGATGAAAGACAAAGATCATGGAACTTAAGGTTAGCTACACACAATTCTACAGTCCATATATTAGGTGGATGGCGCAAGTTCCGCGTTGTGAATGACTTAAAGGAGGGAGATTATATGAAGTTTGAGGTTATTGCTAATGGAGAAAAACCAATATGGAAATTTCACGGTAagtttttttcaattaaaacaACCTCTTTTTGTTAATGATCCTCTTTTCTTTCCTGCCTTCTTACCCAAGAGCTCTGATTCCGCTTAAATAAAAGCAACTCTTCTTCCTTACTCTTTCGAGTAAGCATTTTGAAACTTCCTTAAACATCTGTTATATACAATACTCCATGACATTATATCACATCTTCGACAAAACTATTTGGTGTTTGGTTCTCCATACTGTAAAACATGTTCTTCATAAACAACTACACTTTTAAAATAGTAAGCCCTTGTTTGGTAGTGTTTATATTAGTTATATACCATATTCAGTACTATTCTTATACATAGTAAACCATGACACTAACAATATGGGTACTATTTCTTTTCTAATACACGCAATTCATTtaatacaacaaaccaaacaatcGATAAAATGTAATGTCAGCATACCTAATCTCAGGATTACTAATAAACCTTATTTCGTACTATTCTTATACACCCAATCAAACGAATCCTAGTTGTaatcttttttcatatttgatttcTTGACATGAATTGGTTCTTTATTATGTCACAGACAAACCAAAACCCAACATCGTGCCAATAAGAAAGGCTTTTCTCAAGGAAGAATCTCCTACTTACAGCTCTTTTGGTCAATCTCATCTTGTGTGCATTGTCAGGCCGTATTGTCTTTCAAGGAATTACTTTGTGAGTTCGTATAGAAAGCATCTGCGCCATTTTCTTTGTTTCCTGTCTTTGTTTATTGGAGTAATGATACAGCGAAAAAATGAAGCTGATGATATGTGCAAATCTTTATAACTTATAAACCATTTCAGCGCCTTCCTAAACGATTTGCTCGGGCAAACGGACTCGTCAATAAGAAATGTGTTTTGGTTATTAGAGATGAAAGACAAAGATCATGGAATTTAAGGATGGATACCTACGGTTCTGCAGTCTATATTGCAGAGGGATGGCGTAAATTTCGTGTTGAAAATGACTTGAAGGAGGGAGATTTCATGATGTTTGAGGTTGTTACTAATGGAGCGAAACCAATATGGACATTTCATGGCAAGTTTTCTCATTTAAGCAACCTCTTATTTCTAACAACGTTCTTTATGTGTTGTATGAACCATGACACTATATTACATCTTGTATAAAATTATGTATTGCTGGCTTGGTTGTTAGAAACTGTGAAAAATTGTTCTTCATAAGCAACTaacattttcaaaaattcaCCCAACCAAACAATGGAAGATGATTTTCAAAATGATTGTTTTTCTGAAACATTTTCTGTGGAAGTAAATTTTGTAGCAACAATTTGGTTGTATACCCAAATTGGGCCTTATTTATGCACTGCTTTCGTAAATAATGCATTGAAAGCGTTATATACTATCGTACTAActcttttaatattctttttatgCAGGAGCGGCCACTCACAAGTCTTTTGGTCAGTCTCATTTTGTATGCATTCTTAAACCCTATAGCCTCATCAATGATATCTTGGTAAGTCTAAAATTTACTTTAAGAAGTCCTTTCAAGAATACCATTTTCCCCCTCTTTGTTTGTTGGTGTAAATATGAAGTATACCACTCTTTGATTATCTGTGCAATTGGTTATAAACCGTTTCAGTACATTCCTACAAAATTTGCAATTGCAAATGGTCTCACCAACAAGAACTGTGATTTGATTATTAGAGATGAAAAGGAAAGGTCGTGGATTGTCAAGTTACGTTCTTTTGGCCCTGGTGCATGTATCAAAGGTGGATGGAAGGAATTACGTGATGCAAATTGCTTAAAGGAAGGAGATTGCATAATATTTGAGGTTGTTTCTAATGGGGAAAAACCAATATGGAAATATAATGGTAagtttcctcatttaagcatcGTGTTATTATTCGATCATCTTATATTCGCATAAGATATGATTTTGTTTGGTATATGTCTCGGATGAAGTAACTTTTACTTAAAATGGCGAAAGTATCTAAGAGAGCATAATTCCTTTTCATTCTTATCGCTGGCTTTTATTTGAATACAAGTATCATTTCTAAGGAGATGTGCAGATGCCCCAGTAAGGAGGTGCAACAGGTTGGATATAGTGGGTATGAGGAGAGGTAGAAGTAGGCCG
The genomic region above belongs to Solanum dulcamara chromosome 5, daSolDulc1.2, whole genome shotgun sequence and contains:
- the LOC129888870 gene encoding B3 domain-containing protein REM6-like — protein: MKIPPKKPQFIKPIQKGFKHGLKIPTGFLKYLKEQDHIEHAILRKAGKEWLVKVNGWRLEEGWKKFAKENDLQLGYLLIFKHEGDMEFEVSIFDSSHCDREYAEYLQQEAGCNSFEETSKKFEIKIKGEAFPYAEAGTCNPCSQSHFECIVRHYCISKGYLRLPKQFAKENGLVDKKCDVIIRDERQRSWNLRLATHNSTVHILGGWRKFRVVNDLKEGDYMKFEVIANGEKPIWKFHDKPKPNIVPIRKAFLKEESPTYSSFGQSHLVCIVRPYCLSRNYFRLPKRFARANGLVNKKCVLVIRDERQRSWNLRMDTYGSAVYIAEGWRKFRVENDLKEGDFMMFEVVTNGAKPIWTFHGAATHKSFGQSHFVCILKPYSLINDILYIPTKFAIANGLTNKNCDLIIRDEKERSWIVKLRSFGPGACIKGGWKELRDANCLKEGDCIIFEVVSNGEKPIWKYNGLSSRHLVKLFLKMINHSLYLEEHLLLSCYYQFGLSKTCIVHTSSITHFTPQFGRRRKFNREETNQFAEMNDSTRMHGAGAMNMAPSPPAAANSHHMMMMHMTFFWGKNAEILFSGWPGYNNIGMYVFALFVVFLLAFFVEWLSHTNYIKESANHVAAGLIQTALYGIRIGLAYLVMLSVMSFNGGIFLAAIAGHTLGFMVFGSRVFKKSPLTAYAKASDLPSMPCNC